The sequence below is a genomic window from Syntrophales bacterium.
AGCCGTTGCGAGCCGCCGACGGCCATGCCGACGATCATGCCGCCGATGATGCATCCGTACAGGAGCAGGTAGAGAGGAATCCTGATGCCGGTCAGGTCGAAATACCACGTGAGATCGACCGCTTCCTGGTTCTGGACCGCGAAGGTGGTAACAACGATAATGAGGATCAAAAAAACGATCACTTTAACGATCTTCCACATGGGGTTCTCTTCCTTCCTCCGGTTGTGCGCAACGCACAGTCTTGATGGCTTCGTAAAAAGTCCGGATGCTGCGTTGCGCTTCATCCTTCGTCACTGCGGCGTACCACTAAGTACGCCTCATTCCTCAGGATTTGCGCGCCTTGCCTGCGGAGCTTTTTACGAAGCCAT
It includes:
- a CDS encoding LapA family protein; this encodes MWKIVKVIVFLILIIVVTTFAVQNQEAVDLTWYFDLTGIRIPLYLLLYGCIIGGMIVGMAVGGSQRLSLWRTNRNLAKKLRKLEAEQAAVSAGTRSLQASPSVDKTD